One Plasmodium berghei ANKA genome assembly, chromosome: 13 genomic region harbors:
- a CDS encoding RNA polymerase II transcription factor B subunit 5, putative: MVTAIKGVLVKCDEPTMQIILLLNENKNFLIEKISDTVCLCKENVYDFLEKEVIRQLEYSEKHETED, translated from the coding sequence ATGGTTACAGCTATAAAAGGAGTATTAGTTAAATGTGATGAACCAACAatgcaaataattttacttttgaatgaaaataaaaattttttgattGAAAAAATCAGTGACACCGTATGCTTATGTAAAGAAAACGTATATGACtttttagaaaaagaaGTAATAAGACAATTAGAGTATTCAGAAAAGCATGAAACTGAAGATTAG
- a CDS encoding vacuolar protein sorting-associated protein 60, putative produces MKFFKSKKDKTLDEAYGSLEQSVKSIDGNIDRYNKELNIIKQKIEEEKKKIPVNQHVINNLRNKAAVIIKRKKTYENNKENTLGIQFNIDQIKYANENIQMSIDTCKALEKSSKVLKKNIKKVNINKIEKLQDDLYDCIEDAKEIGEILSSTYDIPINLDEDEIDAELSLIEDNILDENVEENITNYLENNDEEMTQEKTITENDTENLKNNTRLTEQCCTQKEG; encoded by the exons ATGaa aTTTTTTAAGTCTAAAAAGGACAAAACTTTGGATGAAGCTTATG GAAGCCTAGAACAAAGCGTAAAGAGTATCGATGGAAATATCGATcgatataataaagaactaaatattataaaacaaaaaattgaggaggaaaaaaagaaaattccAGTTAATCAGCATGTGATAAACAATTTGCGAAACAAAGCTGCAGTTATAataaagagaaaaaaaacatatgaaaataataaagaaaacaCGCTTGGAATTCAATTTAATATCGATCAAATAAAGTACgcaaatgaaaatattcaaatgTCTATCGATACTTGTAAAGCTTTAGAAAAGTCAAGTAAAgtgttgaaaaaaaatattaaaaaagttaatattaataagaTAGAAAAATTACAAGATGATTTGTATGATTGTATAGAAGATGCAAAAGAAATAGGAGAAATTTTATCTTCAACTTATGACATACCTATAAATTTAGATGAAGATGAAATCGATGCAGAATTGTCATTAATAGaagataatatattagatGAAAATGTTGAAGAAAACATAACAAActatttagaaaataatgatgaagaaATGACCCAAGAAAAAACAATCACTGAGAATGATACCGAGAAccttaaaaataatacaaggCTTACTGAACAGTGTTGCACACAAAAGGAAGGATAA
- a CDS encoding GTP-binding protein, putative: MHSIGRLIRKYSSVSSKMSMENSKKNVNIVKEEICDNYIMSRRQREKGMKLDLKIYENLRRKMLGIPLNKLQRKYMNEKRPNFAPVFLDQLKPRMVLYKVAIKVNELPLPKYPEIAFIGRSNSGKSTLINELCGRTNKAKVSKMPGCTKQIHFYKIGKPCLLCLVDLPGYGFAHSKEELRLQWNEFTLFYLKNRTNLKKVFVLIDCRIGLKTSDKELFHFFDRYNIKYQIVLSKCDLLNTKDLAIKIQIMNEEILHFKNLEKNIISLSSLKRQNLNELRNEIAKYQLNKTIIKNNIIMKINDLIEQKKLKKLKNLKGMDSSHITEGNRSYNNGFHSIENEENVYDEDILKKNKRKENISKDILISDDTIFEAINRWKISDNNIGDTNFNKYMNFYTRNLINSVQEHFLNKCQKLYNEQDLKVIDNIIENLEGDNNHSDTSVLRKHNKHLENKEKEEKKKIYINSEDKFKKESTYMKKKTHNLELAINYENAIKNRSPDLDLQNKENGNTLNKIPVNFEKLNISCEHETSVDKKVYNNTTHNEYFLDGSYMKYKLEKKHDSYIEKGNEKSTEYEVYDNSNSFNVENNQINIENDLFNTSLLFFDEKKSSDSEYVYSKNVEMGDLFENNNCSNNYNKGDKDHFKNFDYSKIKNDTLLEEDETYSKEDYMSGLKMGRVKKNMYNNNPLNDYTFNINDKNTYNIYEKSKSEAYKIYMGQQLENFHNNQNSNLSKDMKRTNNLKMKNTNLNDYDGTNTNKNLIVSKNEEDAYTRKHYIGLKTRNKIIRGTKKLKLFGKNRTKEIVNVPIDLATDYFKLNNNSEFYDKKNKKNNWNYINSKYNKWLKKMGGKNISSEIIGSVRKEDVMRRYAQKQEGKYSKEKNKLLIQKKKLGMITKPPSHNKKGKYSKNYNISDEQKMFDREAFFKYRDVQK; the protein is encoded by the coding sequence ATGCATTCGATTGGTCGCCTTATTCGAAAATATTCGAGTGTTAGCAGCAAAATGAGTATGGAaaattctaaaaaaaatgtcaaTATAGTAAAAGAGGAAATATGCGATAATTACATAATGAGTAGAAGACAAAGGGAAAAGGGAATGAAATtagatttaaaaatatacgaGAATTTACGAAGGAAAATGTTAGGAATACCATTGAATAAATtacaaagaaaatatatgaatgaaAAACGGCCAAATTTTGCTCCTGTATTTTTGGACCAGTTAAAACCTAGAATGGTTTTGTACAAAGTAGCTATAAAAGTAAATGAATTACCATTACCTAAATATCCAGAAATTGCATTTATAGGAAGATCAAATTCTGGTAAATCGACACTTATTAATGAATTATGCGGAAGGACTAATAAAGCAAAGGTTAGTAAAATGCCAGGATGCACAAAacaaattcatttttataaaataggAAAACCCTGTTTGTTGTGTTTAGTTGATTTACCAGGATATGGATTTGCTCACAGTAAAGAAGAATTAAGATTACAATGGAATGAATTcacattattttatttaaaaaatcgaacaaacttaaaaaaagtttttGTATTAATTGATTGTAGAATAGGCTTAAAAACAAGTGATAAAgaattatttcatttttttgatcGATACAACATTAAATATCAAATTGTTTTAAGCAAATGTGATTTATTAAACACAAAGGATTTGGCAATtaaaattcaaattatgaatgaagaaatattacattttaaaaatttggaaaaaaatattatttcacTAAGCTCACTAAAAAGACAAAATTTGAATGAACTAAGAAATGAAATTGCTAAATATCAGTTAAATAAaactattattaaaaataatattatcatgaaaataaatgatttaattgaacaaaaaaaattgaaaaaattaaaaaatttgaaaggTATGGATTCATCACATATAACAGAGGGAAATAGAAGTTATAACAACGGTTTTCACTCaatagaaaatgaagaaaatgtCTATGATgaagatatattaaaaaaaaacaaaagaaaagaaaacatATCGAAAGATATCCTAATAAGTGATGATACAATTTTTGAAGCAATAAATCGATGGAAAATAtctgataataatataggggatacaaattttaataaatacatgaatttttatactaGAAACTTAATAAATTCAGTACAagaacattttttaaataaatgccaaaaattatataatgaacAAGATTTAAAAGTTATAGATAAtattatagaaaatttaGAGGGTGATAATAATCACAGTGATACAAGTGTTTTGCGCAAACATAATAAAcatttagaaaataaagaaaaagaagagaaaaaaaaaatttacataaattcagaagataaatttaaaaaagagtctacatatatgaaaaaaaaaactcaTAACTTAGAACTGGcaataaattatgaaaatgcTATCAAAAATAGATCCCCTGACTTggatttacaaaataaagaaaatggcaacacattaaataaaataccggttaattttgaaaaactTAATATAAGTTGTGAACATGAAACAAGTGTTGATAAAAaggtatataataataccactcataatgaatattttttagatGGATCATATATGAAGTATAAgttggaaaaaaaacatgatTCATATATAGAGAAAGGGAATGAAAAATCAACGGAATACGAAGTATATGATAATAGTAATAGTTTCAATGTAGAAAATAACCAAATAAATATCGAAAATGATTTGTTCAATACTAGCTTGCTATtttttgatgaaaaaaaaagtagcGACTCGGAATAtgtatattcaaaaaatgttGAAATGGGagatttatttgaaaataataattgtagcaataattataataaaggGGATAAAGatcattttaaaaattttgattattcaaaaataaaaaatgatacaTTATTAGAAGAAGATGAAACATATAGTAAAGAAGATTATATGAGTGGTTTAAAGATGGGTAGggtcaaaaaaaatatgtataataataacccattaaatgattatacatttaacataaatgataaaaatacttataatatatatgaaaaaagtaAATCAGAGGCGTACAAAATTTACATGGGGCAACAGCTAgaaaattttcataataatcAAAACTCGAACTTATCAAAGGACATGAAAAGGACAAATAATTTGAAGATGAAAAATACCAATTTGAACGATTATGATGGAacaaatacaaataaaaacttGATTGTAagtaaaaatgaagaagaCGCATATACAAGGAAACATTATATAGGGTTAAAAACGaggaataaaattataaggggaactaaaaaattaaaattatttggaAAAAACCGAACAAAAGAAATTGTAAATGTTCCCATAGACTTAGCCACAGATTATTTCAAactaaataataattccgAATTCTAtgataagaaaaataaaaaaaacaactggaattatattaattcaaAGTATAATAAGTggctaaaaaaaatgggtggtaaaaatatatcttctGAGATTATAGGTTCTGTTAGAAAGGAAGATGTGATGAGAAGATATGCACAAAAGCAAGAAggaaaatattcaaaagaaaagaataaattgttaatacagaaaaaaaaattaggaATGATAACAAAACCCCCTAGCCACAacaaaaaaggaaaatattcTAAAAATTACAACATATCTGACgaacaaaaaatgtttgATAGAGAAGCCTTCTTCAAATATCGAGACGTTCAAAAGTGA
- a CDS encoding tRNA import protein tRIP, with amino-acid sequence MCTLNLVENDIKSDILKLALDFIKTNIVENDDNVVFPEIKYGQKISYEHNKKTYKEFFCSLYAIIDTYNCYSQFFCENEDKVSESEEFIFNLASDKFKLKPLDMKHLNDILRERSYIVSDKHASLVDIFYFCCVYKILKPMTAKEKVEYYHICRWYIHLQETLICDFVKLHKLDIRSGVESLLNSGIVTCTNEKASNEQVGSKIDKANKKNSDSKDNNGKNKKKSNNAENKDAEDSRSLDDISRLNIVVGYVESVEIHSGADTLYCLKVNVGENQLRDICSGLRNKKNPEDLLNKYVLVLANLKEKSLRGRKSFGMILCGSFEERVELLTPPPGVKIGERITFENMNTNSLPDKTLSSVKEKNAFFLIQPNLVINNGVAFYKNNKWLSSQGEITCMIEHGTIS; translated from the exons ATGTGTACTTTAAACTTGGTTGAGAATGATATTAAATCAGATATATTGAAATTGGCTCttgattttattaaaactaATATAGtagaaaatgatgataacGTGGTTTTTCCAGAGATAAAATATGGCCAG aaaatatcCTATGAAcataacaaaaaaacatataaagaGTTTTTTTGTTCTCTTTATGCTATAATCGATACTTATAATTGCTACAGTCAGtttttttgtgaaaatGAAGACAAAGTAAGCGAGAGTGaagaatttatttttaaccTAGCTAGCGACAAGTTTAAATTAAAACCTCTAGATATGAAGCATTTGAATGATATATTAAGAGAAAGATCCTATATTGTCTCGGATAAACATGCATCTTTAgtagatatattttatttctgttgcgtttataaaatattaaaaccAATGACGGCAAAGGAAAAAGTAgaatattatcatatttgtAGGTGGTATATACATCTTCAAGAAACATTGATATGCGATTTTGTTAAATTACACAAACTAGATATACGAAGTGGTGTTGAAAGCTTGCTAAATAGTGGAATCGTAACATGCACAAATGAAAAAGCAAGCAATGAGCAAGTGGGATCAAAGATAGATAAagctaataaaaaaaattcagattcaaaagataataatggaaaaaataaaaagaaaagtaataatgcagaaaataaagatgCAGAAGACTCTAGAAGTTTAGATGATATATCGAGATTAAATATTGTTGTTGGATATGTAGAAAGTGTGGAAATTCACTCAGGAGCTGACACATTGTATTGTTTAAAAGTAAATGTAGGTGAAAATCAATTAAGAGATATATGCAGTGGCTtacgaaataaaaaaaatccagaagatttattaaataaatatgttttagTTTTAgcaaatttaaaagaaaaatcaTTAAGAGGACGAAAAAGTTTTGGTATGATTTTATGTGGATCCTTTGAAGAAAGAGTAGAATTACTTACTCCACCACCTGGTGTTAAAATTGGGGAAAGAATTACATTCGAAAATATGAACACAAATAGTTTACCTGATAAAACGTTAAGCTCTGTTAAAGAGAAAAATGCATTCTTTCTTATTCAACCAAATTTAGTTATAAACAATGGAGTTgctttttataaaaataacaaatggTTATCATCGCAAGGCGAAATAACATGTATGATAGAACACGGAAcaatatcataa
- a CDS encoding mitochondrial inner membrane protease ATP23, putative yields the protein MMDELQNLVEKIKKYIQNVDNKIKNGDLRKNVEKFLLNNRTEKGQFNDMVSLIQYSLKYKDVCNWPNYNDLFIINYNINNNFKSIIQKNEKFLRHYKNHTSNEHEENITTESSRKNGEKTTNPINTDKSISSTKDKEIDNKKNCPSFSEHNQDNIAGNGNNNMDLNLMDKIKLNSKGINTNPKENRINIHYNDDITLFNRLKLQIFMYFVRNNYKVKLLIDSLSAMNHPINIIYINCPNNKYKKKNIFQKVSDLFLSDYKVNDEFINSKYNYQKNNCSCSELSSTSLNNNNDAYTQKKNASNYTGGYNPISNTVWLCANNITNFYKLKYILTHELIHAFDFARANIDMYNCHHIACSEIRAYNMSNQCGYFNSKHFLPNHDVFNYFKTPSINDTAKNKCIYNNTYTSLYQYKPCANNTHKYINDVFEKCIHDYWPFMCAPEQDSKYKPSKT from the coding sequence ATGATGGATGAACTACAAAATTTagtggaaaaaataaaaaaatatattcaaaatgtagataataaaattaaaaatggtgatttaagaaaaaatgtagaaaagtttcttttaaataatagaaCAGAAAAAGGGCAATTTAATGATATGGTATCCTTAATACAATATTCGCTTAAGTATAAAGATGTATGTAATTGGCCTAATTACAAcgatttatttattataaattataatataaataataatttcaaatcaattatacaaaaaaatgaaaaatttcTTCGTCACTACAAAAACCATACATCTAATGAGCacgaagaaaatataaccACAGAAAGTAGCAGAAAAAATGGCGAGAAAACAACAAACCCAATTAATACTGATAAAAGTATATCCTCAACTAAGGATAAAGAaatagataataaaaaaaattgtccATCCTTTAGTGAGCATAATCAGGATAACATTGCTGGTAATggcaataataatatggatCTAAATTTAATGGATAAAATTAAACTCAATTCCAAGGGAATTAATACAAATCCAAAAGAAAACAGAATTAATATACATtataatgatgatataaCTCTATTTAATAGACtaaaattacaaatatttatgtattttgtacgaaataattataaagtAAAACTGTTAATCGATTCATTGTCAGCAATGAACCAtccaataaatataatatatataaattgtccaaataataaatataaaaaaaaaaacatttttcaaaaagtTAGTGACTTATTTCTATCTGATTATAAAGTTAATGATGAATTTATTAACAgcaaatataattatcagaaaaataattgctCATGCTCTGAATTGTCATCAACTTccttaaataataataatgatgcatatacacaaaaaaaaaatgcatcCAATTATACAGGTGGTTATAATCCTATAAGTAATACTGTATGGCTTTGTGCAAATAACATTactaatttttataaattaaaatatatattaacacaTGAACTTATCCATGCCTTTGATTTTGCTAGAGCAAATATCGACATGTATAATTGCCACCACATTGCTTGCTCAGAAATAAGAGCTTACAACATGAGCAATCAATGTGGCTACTTTAATAGTAAGCACTTTTTACCTAATCACGatgtttttaattattttaaaacgCCATCAATTAATGATActgcaaaaaataaatgtatatataataatacatacacatcattatatcaatataaaCCTTGCGCTAATAATActcataaatatataaatgatgtttttgaaaaatgtaTACATGATTATTGGCCATTCATGTGTGCGCCGGAACAAGACAGTAAGTATAAGCCATCcaaaacttaa
- a CDS encoding ADP-ribosylation factor, putative: protein MVLLKILKKIKDKQRNLRLIILGLDNAGKTTIVKRLLGEDIYKVHPTFGFTIETLHFNNYFINIWDIGGQKCIRHYWKNYYENVDGIIYVIDSTDLFRLQLCSYELKQILKEERLYGCSLLILSNKIDVDSSLNVRKIAEVLKLQEMNIDRHWCINECSAFSGKGLLKSFMWLVDDVTCRIRNNT, encoded by the exons atggtcctattgaaaattttgaaaaaaataaaggatAAACAAAGAAATTTGagattaataatattaggACTAGATAATGCAGGAAAAACAACAATAGTTAAAAGATTATTAGGAGAAGATATTTATAAAGTACACCCAACTTTTGGTTTTACAATTGAAACATTgcattttaataattattttattaatatatgggATATAGGGGGGCAAAAATGTATCAGGCATTATtggaaaaattattatgaaaatgttGATGGAATTATTTATGTCATTGATAGTACTGATTTATTTAGATTACAGTTATGCTCATATGAGctaaaacaaattttaaaggAGGAAAGATTATATGGATGCTCCCttcttattttatcaaataaaattgacGTCGATAGTTCTCTAAATGTCAGAAAAATTGCAGAG gTTTTGAAATTACAAGAAATGAATATTGATAGACATTGGTGTATAAATGAATGTAGCGCATTTTCAGGAAAAGGATTATTAAAATCTTTTATGTGGCTAGTTGATGATGTAACATGTAGAATTCGtaataatacataa
- a CDS encoding replication factor A protein 3, putative, which produces MEQFIAPRVNKKHLSKFYSKNVRIIGKVLKKDGNELTLLACDNEEIKCILTDNQVEEPLDQYVEVLGKVNEDDTISDIVYIQNGGSSINLNEINNLVNLTFLEELEGVF; this is translated from the exons ATGGAACAATTCATAGCTCC AAGAGTCAATAAAAAACACCTAAGCAAATTTTATAGCAAAAATGTGCGAATAATTGGAAAGGTCTTAAAAAAGGATGGAAATGAACTAACCTTGTTAGCATGCGACA atgaagaaataaaatgtattttaaCTGATAACCAAGTCGAGGAACCATTAGATCAATATGTAGAAGTTTTAGGAAAG GTAAATGAAGATGACACAATAAGCGATATAGTGTACATCCAAAATGGAGGTTCCTCAATAA atttaaatgaaataaataatttagtaAATCTAACATTCTTAGAAGAACTAGAAGGAGTATTTTAA